The DNA window GCTGCAACAGCAGTTGCGGGGAAGAGGCTGTGGTTTGTGAAGTTTCAGAACAGCATTCTTGCAAAGGTGCTGGCAAAATCCCTGCCCCTGCATCCTCTCTCTGAGAGCGCAATGTGCCTCCTCATCACACCAGACGGAGTTTCAAGGCTGGACGTGGCAAAAACACCGCATTATGCAGCGGCAAATCTTGTCGGAGTGCTCTGGGATGTTGCGCGGAATGAGAGAAGAGTGAAGTACAGCTGGAGGAACGAAAAATCCGCAAAGCTGCTCAAGGAGTTCATTGAAAGGGCGAGGACTGTGGAGGTTGCGGGCAGGGATCAGATAATTGGCAGGTTTGTCGAGAGTCTGCCTGAAAAGGCAAGGAAATCACTTCTAACTCTTATCTGAGGTTTTTTTACGGGTAATATTCATGGAGGTGGCAGGATTGAGAACGGTTGTAGCTGAATTCTGCGCGGAGTGTCTGGAGTCAACCCTGAAACAGTCTTTTTTCACGGATGAGAAGGAGTGCAGCGAGTGCCTGTCCAAAGTTTACTTCAAAGCCCGCATTCCGCAGGAAATAGCTGAGGAGATCCGGAGACTTCATGACTTGCACCAGCTTGAATACGGCCCGCTCACAATTCTTTACGCTGCAGCCGGACTGGTGAGGCTTGAGTACGCCGATGCAGAGCCAGAGCCAATGAGTGAGGAGGAGGTTCTTGAGAGGATAGAGGAAGGGATAAGAGGTGTAGAGGGATATGCGTATGACATACGTAACTTTGTCGATATCATAGAGGTTATAGAGCATGCAGAGTCCGAAGCAAAAATAGATAAGGACAGGCTCAGAAAACTCCTGAAAGTTGTTCAGAGACTGAAGAAGGTTGTTCTGGCGGAGATATTGTAATTTGGTTTTTGTAGTTTTTTGTTCTGCTCGGGAGTGAGTGAGCATGCGCTGTGCTGAGGTGATAAAAGAGGCTGAAGAAGGCAACACTGAAGTGGTGCTGGAGCTGGAAGACATCTTCGAATCTTCGAATTTGTCTCATGAATTTGACAGAAAAGTCCAGGAGAACATCGAATACATTTTGAGGAGGAATTGCCTGTGGAGGGAGGGGCTGAGGACTGCTGTCCTAATCTGCAAAATCGCTCCAGACCCTGATGACACATTTTTTGGATATTTTCAGGTCTTTGATGGTACCGAGCTCGTTGCGAGAGGAGAGTTCGGCGGCACATTCGTCGTTCTGGACGAGAGAGCTTTTGAGAAACCGGATGTGGAGGGCATCGAGATCGTAGAGCTAACAATTTCGCTGCCACCGGTGGATGCAAAAAAGCTCTTTCTCCTTGACATCTCTGATCTGGGTGCTGAAGAAAAAGCTAAGCTTCTCTCCTGGGTTTTGTAGTTTTTGGTTTTTTCTCGGGGTGAGATTATGAGTGTGAGCGCGGGTATGAGCGAGAGTGTGAGTGTGGTGGAAAGGATGATGGATAAGCTTCAGCTGCTGAATGATCTCTGGAAAAGGGTTAAAGTGCTGCCAGAAATCACAGAACTCGCCAATAAAGTAGTGATAGCTGAATTCGGTGTTGAGGAACACTCATCCCCCTTCAGTTACGCAGGATATAATATAAGGGCAATTCTGGATGATGTGAGGAAAGAGTTGTTCAGATTTGTTGCAGATCTGCTTGTTGAGGACACGAATGTCAGAGTGGACTTCGCTGACCTGTATGACCGCTTTAAAGACTTCGATGCGGTAGAGGTGGCCAGATACATTGAGGAGAAGTACCTTCGCCAGGCAGATGAGCTGGCATACAGAGAAATCGTAAGCAGGGCAAGAGCTCTTCTGCCGGCACATAATGTAAGCCTGGAGAAGATCCTGAAAGGGAGAAAACTTGTCCTGCAGTACTACCTTCACTGGAGTTACGGAAAACCATACATACACGACTTTCTTGAGGCCGCATCAGCCCTCGAAAAGCTGGCAAAGATCGTTCTCTGGAGAGTTAAGCCATCCACAGCCAGGGGGCACGCAATTTACAACGCATACTGGAACGACACAACTGATGAGGAGGTTTTGCAGAAGAAGGAGCTTGGCGGCCCGATCGAGGCTGTGAAGGTACACAAGAACGGGAACATCTACTTCTGGTTTAAGAGCGAGGAGGATGCAAAAAAGGTTGCGGAGGTGCTCCTGAGTGAGTGAACCTGAACCTGAATATGAATTTGAGGCCATGTGGCGAAGGGAGATGCAGGAGTGGTCAAAGATTATCGAGGAGCTGGATAAAAGGTCGTTCGAGCAGGTAATAACAATAAATTCCGGAATCATCAAAGAACTGGTCTCACACTCCACAAAAATTAAAAAGCGGTTGATAGAAGTAGTACTGTAGATTTAACACAATTCGAGGTGTTTTTCCATGACAGCTGTGCCATCTGGTGCCGCAGCTGCAGCCGCTGGGGGGGCGGCAGCAAGAGCAGCAGCAAGTGCGCAGAAGTTCACTTTTGGCTTTCTCATCTTTGAGCCTGAGGAATTTCTGAAGCTCGTGAAAACTGCAAGAGAAACAGATGGCAGGGCAGTCGTCATTCTTGTAAAAAAACGAAAGGGAGTGGTTAACAGAAAAGATGAGTACATCTACGCCGCCAAATACGCTGATTTCACAATCCTGACCAGAAGCGAAACACCTCTAGCACTGCCGTCAAAAACCGAGCTGATTGTGAGCAGAGACATAGTACTGCCGGTAGCAGTCATGCACGCTTTGAAGATGCTTTGAGAGCATGCGCCGCCCGGTCTGCGAGCTTTGCGGGATTCCCGGAGATCTGACAAGGCATCACATTGTTCCAAATCCTGTTAGGAGGAGGCTTAAAAGGAAAAAAGGAAAGAGCGCGGAAGAAGTGAACAGCACAGTTCTCCTCTGCAGGGACTGCCACAGACAGCTCCACGCATTATTCACCGAAAAAGAGCTTGCTTGCATGACTTGGGATGAAATCAAAAGCAAAGAAAGTGTCAGGAAATGGGTTGACTGGATAAGGAAGAAGAGAGGGCAGAAGAGATAGCAGAGGTAACTAGATCTCGCAACCTCTACCAGCTATATGAATCCACGAGATTTCCATCAGCATCGTAAAGGTATGCTGTATCTCCGTCATTATTCCAGACAGGAGTCCAGGAGCACCAGTACAGATCAGTAGCTGTATCGGTACCGCAGCCTGTGTGCACCGTCACACTTTGAGATGGTTGAAGTGTGAAGTCGGGGAATGTATACACATGGCCTGCTTCATCTCTGAGCGACCAGCCACCCAGGTTTACGGCGGCGCCACCTTTATTCGTGATCACCACGTATTCGTCATTAAGGTTGTGCCAGTCGTTGCCAGCAGCGTCGTAGTGAACATAAGCTATTTTGGCCATTGGTTTGCCGACGATGTATATGCTTTCTTCAAGTATTGTGCCTGAGGACACCATCAAAGCTAACCTGTACACACCAGTAGGAATGCTGGATACGTGAATGATGATTTGCTCACCACTCTCGAAAAAACCGTCATTGTAAAATTCCTGTTTGGTAATGTTGGTCGAGTCTCTATCCGCATTGCCGCTGTACATAACGTCACCTTCAGGGCTGTAAATAACGATGTTGAGCTTTCTGAAATCTACTGGATCTCCACCGACATGTCTAACCACAATATTATCGGAGTGGCTGTACACCTTCGCTACAAATGCAGGGACACGATCTATATCAACAGGGATAAAAGCCGCTATTCCGACAGTAGCCAGAACGGCTACCACAATAAGAATTAAAGCTACAAGCATGTTGCTTAGAGCTCTGCCATCATCGCGAAACCCCATGCTCATACTATTTTTCATAATTTGGTATTTGGTGTATATAACTTTGTAGGTCTGAACGGTGGATGTGTATACTTTACAGCGAGATTCTTGAAACTCTGAAGGATCTGAGAAAAAACCTCGTTTTGAACAGGCAATGAAGAGGAGAGGGCAGGAGTGCATGTAGCACCCTTGGATTTGTTCGTGATTCTGTTTTTTCCTTATCCTGTGTTTTTTCCTTCTTATCCTGTGAAAAGCGGAAAGGAGGGTGGTTGAGTATGAGTAAGCGTGGAGGTAGCAGCAGGAAAAGAAAAAGCAATAATGCACAGCTTGCAGAGAAGGCGTTTCTGTACGCTGAAAAAGCCCCGGTCATAGCGTATCCTGGATGGGAGAGTGCTCTCAACTGTCACTTCATGGACCTGATAGCTCACTACAGGATTTGCGAGGCCAGGTGGTGCATAAACAATGAGATCGCAACCGAGTACGAGGCTTTCACATACCTGTACACAGCTTCCCTGGCCACACCTTTTGACAGGGAGTGGTACAGGATCTACTTCCACCTCTTCAAAAAGTTTTACGGGCACCTGCTGAGCAAAATGGATGACTGGGATGAGTGGGATGGAGGAGAGCTGTCTGACTATGAGAAGCAGCTTTTAATAGACCTGAGGAAATGGATATTCAAAAAGCAGATGAGAGTGCTCTCTCAGATGCAGAAACAGAGGCAGATGCGGAAGCAGAGGCAGGGCAAAAGTGAGGCAGAACAGGAGAAGGGAGAGGGAGTAGAAACGGGAGAGGTGAGAGAGTGAAAGGAGTCCTGTACTTCGACGGAGCCTGTCTTCCCGTGAACCCGGGAGGAATCGCAACCTATGGCTTTGTGATCATCACACCATCCGGCGAAATTGTGAAGGAGAAGGGGATTGCTGCAGAGAAGGGGACGAACAACATTGCGGAGTACACCGCTCTAATAAGGGGGTTGGAAAAGGCCCTGGAGCTGGGCATTGACGAGCTCATCGTCAGGGGGGACTCGCAGCTCGCAATCTACCAGATGAACGGTGTGTACGCTGTTAAATCACCAAACATAATTCCTCTATGGCAGAGGGCAATGGAGCTGGCAGGAAAGTTCAGGAAAATACGCTTCGAGTGGGTTCCGAGGGAGCAGAACAGTGCTGCTGATGAACTCTCAACTCAGGCCTACATCGAGCATGCGGAGCGGAAAAGCAGGGAGAGGAGTGAGGAGATAGAGAACTGGGAGATAAAGCATGTCTCCGGGCCGGTGTACCGTGTCAGAAGGTATGATGTTAATGTGGAGGAGAAAACGTGCACCTGTCCGCACTACTACAATGTCAACAGGTTCAAGCTGCTCAAAAAAGCGGGGATAAAAATAAGATGTAAGCACATATTTGCTGCAGAGAGGTATAGACAGAACAGAACATAATCTTCTTGTCCTGGCCGCTCTCTTTTTTGCTTTTGAAGAGTGAGGTAGGGTGGTATTATGGAATTTTTGAAGAAGGTGAAGGGCAGGTATGAGGTAAAGGGTTTTCTGAAGGTAGAAGTAAGGAGAGGGAAAGGAAGAACAAAAACTAAAACCTACACCATCAGGAAGAGGTTTTACGATGAAAGAGAGTTCAGGAAGTTCCTTGAAACGGGCAAGGCAGACTACTGGAGGATTACTGCAACGCAGATGCGGTCAATCCTCAACCTCACATCCACTGAAGACTGGCTGTACAGGTTCATCGACAAAGATCCGGGGCTTGGAGGGGATCGCTCAGATCCTGATTTCAGGCCGATGACCCGCTACGACCTTGAGAGGGTTTTGGACTTCATCAGTAAACCCATGGATGGCTGGGAGGGAATAAACTTTGTCAGAAACGGAGAGTACGTTTTCGACATCTGGTACATCAAGTGGTCTCACCTTCTCAAGCCACAGTTCCCTGTTAGGCTTGAGGTCCCCCTCAACCAGATAAAAGCCTGCTTGCTGGCCGAGACACTTTGATTTTCCTGTCTGTAGAGGTGTGATTTATGAGTGTTGATGATGAACTGCCCAGCGTGATAAAGGAGAGTGGTGTGATCGAAGAGACTGTTCTGAACACGGTAGCAAAATTCCTCAGCGAGTCATCAAAAACCGGGTGTTCGACAGTTGAAATGATTGACACCGTCGTTGAGGAGCTGGTGAAAATGGGATTCGACAGGATAAGTGTTGAAAATGGGATAATAGCCGGAATGATTATTCAGCTTGTAGTTGACGCCATGGACTTCGTGCTCCCGCACAAGAGGAGCAGAGTGGAGGAAAGAGTAAAAAAGATGGCTCGCAAACTCGGTGAAAGGCTTTTAGAGGTTGAAAAGTGATTCTGCCAGAAACGCAATGGTGACTGATTCTCAAGCTTGCTGAAAGGCTTTGATTTGCTACGTTTTGACTGAGGTAGATTATTTATTGTATTATTTTGAAGTATTAATGAGGTGGTTTCGTTGGTAGAGGGTACAGCCATCTTCACCCGCAAATGCTGCCGCACAATGACGACCAAATTTGGCAGAGTTACGGTTTACATGGCTCACGACGAGCACATGGGGAAGTGTCTGTTCGAGGATGGTTTTGTAACTCCGAACATGCCAAAACTGCATTATGCGATCGACTTCTCTGTCAGGGATGACACGCTAATCCTGAAAGACTCTCTTTCCCCCAAAGCCAGAGAGTTTCAGGGAGGGGAAGCTTATGTTTTCGAGAAGAGGGATGGCTTCAACCTCCTCTTCTACATGTACAGGGGAGAGGTGATACCGAAGACCCGCATGAAACCAATGGCGACGGGAAAGACTGCACAGGTTGTCACTCTGCCAGGATTCCCCAGAGAGGAGGTGGAGGAACTCGTCAGAGATGGCTATATCCCAATCATGGAGGTCTGGGGGACGAAAATTGAAGAGCTGGACATCATGCACGGCCCGGTGAACTACAGGGCTGTTCAGGAGAGAGAAGGGTTACCGGAACTCAATGCCGAGATTATAGCGATCATGCGGGCTGAAAGTGGAGAGAGAGCCAGCAACAACAGCGGCAACAATAACAGTGGTGGCAGCTTCTCAAAGGATACGCTCACCCTTGCCTCCTCAAACAGCATATACTGCTACGAATTCTTGCCCCCGGATGTGATGATGGAAACAGCAGAATCCTACGGGCTGAAAACAGCCCCACTCCACGATGTTGTAGAGCTGTCTCCTGAAAACGTGAAGGAGCTCATGAGCTGGGCTGAGAAAGTTAACGAGCGAGAGGTTATTCTGGAAGGATTTGTCGCCCACTGCTCCATCGGTACCGGGTATGGTATGTTCAAGATAAAACCCTACAGCATAATGGCAAAAGACGTCATAACTTCGAAAACAATCCCCAGAGAGAGAATAGAGCTCGAAATCTCCAAAATCCTGCTGGAAACAGATGTGGAAGAGATTGCCAGAAATCCTGGGCTTTACATCGAGCAGCTCAACGATTACCTCGGGGAAGACTTCAAGCTGACAAAAGAGATGAGGAAAAAAGCCAGGAGAGTGTTTGCAGAGACAATTGCCAGAGAGCTCCTCCGGAAAAATCCAGACCTCACACCTGAGGCAGCTGGGAGGTGCGGGATACACGGAATGTTTATCGGCTTTCTGCGGAAGCAGAGGGGGCTGGCTGGGGTGAGAGCAGAGACGGGAGATAAGGGGCTTTTTTGACCTTTTCCTGCCTTTAAGGGGGGATGGAGAGGTGGTTGAATGAGGGTCCTGAAGAAAACGCAGTTCCCGAAAAGACTGAGAGGGAGAATAGAGAATGAGAAGCAGCTCAGAGAGCTTGTGTTCTGGACTGTTGAAGTAATACCCAAAGACATCAAGCGAAAGCTTGGCCTCCAGGTTCGGGAGTGGAGGGAGAGGCTTGCGGAGATGCTGTTCAGCAAGCACAGGGATATGGTGGGCAAGGACTGGGTTCAGGTTGTGAGCGTAATCGAGGACGAGATAATCAGCGGGAGATTCAAAGAGGAACTTGAAAAGAGAAAGTTACAGGAATATGAGGAGAACAAGCGCTTGCTCGAAAGTGTTGAAAGCCGGATCGGCCGCAGGATCAGCATCAATCCGAATATCCCGGGAAAGGTGTTTATCACAGCTCTGACGGAACAGCTAACTCCTCTTGTAGATGTGAAAGTTGAAGCACCTCTCCTCTCCAGAGCACTCTCAAACGACCTTCTGGAAGAGCTGGCAAGATACTACGCTCAGCACCACATCTGGGTGTTGGTGAGAGAGTTCATCAAAGGCAACAGAGACAGTCTGAGCATAGAGGTTGTTCTGGAAAAACCCTTCATGACCTACTGCCCCATCTGCAAAGATTTTGCTGAGGGATCCGAATACCTGTACGAGGAGGCGTTTCCTGACGACTACTTCGCGTACTGGATTGCAAACCTGGTTAAGCACTACAGACACGAGCACATCCGCTACTACGACCTGAGCTGGAGATACTGGAGCTACGGGGATAAAAATCCGGAGTATCAGAAGCTCGGGCATGACGGGTTCAGAATCACGGTGAACAACAGAGCGAAGAGGCAGCTGATAAGGGCGATTCTGAAGGATGAGAACCTGTCGGCATACGGCAAGAGAGAGCTGATCCTGGCAGTGCTGAGGTTGCAGCATAATGACGAGAAAACGGTGGAGCTCGTCAAAAAGGCTCTTCAGAAGATCGAGCAAGCTGATGAGGAAAAGTTCTGACCGTGAGAAGGATTGCCGCTTTTTCCACTTTTCTGAAGAAGAAGAGGTGGTATGGTGAAGTGGAAAACCCATAAACTGATAACCAGAGCGGTTTGTGAGGCTTTAAGCATTCCGAACAGCGAGGAGGTTGTTGAATCTTCCGTTTTTCCAGATCAGCACAACGAGTTTTTCGTATCAAATGGGAAGCGTGTCAGAATTAAGCACCACAGCCCCTTCGCTTTAAAAGCGGCATGGAGGCACATTTTGAAGGCGAGA is part of the Ferroglobus placidus DSM 10642 genome and encodes:
- a CDS encoding HNH endonuclease, translated to MRRPVCELCGIPGDLTRHHIVPNPVRRRLKRKKGKSAEEVNSTVLLCRDCHRQLHALFTEKELACMTWDEIKSKESVRKWVDWIRKKRGQKR
- a CDS encoding lamin tail domain-containing protein, whose amino-acid sequence is MHSCPLLFIACSKRGFFSDPSEFQESRCKVYTSTVQTYKVIYTKYQIMKNSMSMGFRDDGRALSNMLVALILIVVAVLATVGIAAFIPVDIDRVPAFVAKVYSHSDNIVVRHVGGDPVDFRKLNIVIYSPEGDVMYSGNADRDSTNITKQEFYNDGFFESGEQIIIHVSSIPTGVYRLALMVSSGTILEESIYIVGKPMAKIAYVHYDAAGNDWHNLNDEYVVITNKGGAAVNLGGWSLRDEAGHVYTFPDFTLQPSQSVTVHTGCGTDTATDLYWCSWTPVWNNDGDTAYLYDADGNLVDSYSW
- the rnhA gene encoding ribonuclease HI, with the translated sequence MKGVLYFDGACLPVNPGGIATYGFVIITPSGEIVKEKGIAAEKGTNNIAEYTALIRGLEKALELGIDELIVRGDSQLAIYQMNGVYAVKSPNIIPLWQRAMELAGKFRKIRFEWVPREQNSAADELSTQAYIEHAERKSRERSEEIENWEIKHVSGPVYRVRRYDVNVEEKTCTCPHYYNVNRFKLLKKAGIKIRCKHIFAAERYRQNRT